The nucleotide sequence ATACTGCACACTGAGCCTGCCCCTTCACTGCCCATGAATGGAAGGCATCAATCAAGGAGATGTAGCAATGGCTGAACAACATCATGATGTGGCTGAACCTGGAACACCTTCCATACACCATGCACAACTAGGCAGCTGGAAAAAGACCATAACAGCTCCACCTGCACAAGACGCTATGGTGCTGCAGGTAGCAAGCTCTCAGGGGAAAGATTTAATTCCACTGAGGAAAAAGTTCCTCCTTACATACCATTTCTATGATGATGCTGCACACAACATTTTTGTACTGCTCTCTTGCAAGtgagggtgggggccacatgcACAAGAAGAATGGAAGCTCACAGCAGCCTCATAGGAAATCAGAGGATGCGAGTTCAAATTCCATCCCAGGGAGATGTCAATGTGGCCTCTACAAGGTTCAGCCTCATTTGGGGGAATCCTACTAGCAACCATAAGCATAaactgggggtggagggagaggcaGGCTCAGGATGGAGGCCTCCCACACCATAGAGTCCAACACATAACCAAACAGAAGACTCATGATAGGGCCTTTCTAGTTTTCTAGGAAACAGGCCCATGACACATACATATGTTGTACAACAAGCCATACTGCTTTCAGCCAAGTACCAAAGAAGCCCTGGCTGGAGCCATAGCGGGTTGGAAAGCTCTGGCTTAGGAAACAAATGGTTTGGGAAGGGCCATCACTCAGCGAGCATCTGCTTGgtgtgcaaaaagtcccaggttcaatcactgcgCCGACAATCTCCGccccgagaccctggagagccatggccagtcagagcagacaacagTGAAATCTGACATTGTGGACAGAGCACGCACAGTCTGGAGTTTACTGGCTTTGAGGCCACAGTCTGGTGGCTGCCTGACAGAACAAAGTTTGACTGCTTCGAACAATAAAATTCTGGCTGCTTGGCAATTACATTCAAATGTTCTCTGGATGTTTGTTGGGCCAGTGGTTTCTAGCACAGGATTGTCggcttgtgattttaaaaaagggctgggaaacctcaggcttggggactgaatgtggccctccaagcctctctggccctcgggactctcccctGTCCACACCACTTCCCCAGCCACACCTACTAGCCCTGCTTCCCATCTtctttgagtatttttgcctggctgcaatgtgcccttgaactggggatgatgcctctggcttgcctagACGAGGATAgtgagagaggggtgtgcgaGCGTGTGTATAGAAAggtaaaaaatgcattcattgctcagcacacttttgcttctgacaagtggcccccagaaggttgtccagaagagaatgtggccctctgactgaaaaaagtttccccacatctggtttaaaaaacaaaaaatgatcACTTGGTGGAGCCAAGATGGGTTTTGAGTGGTTTGCTCCCACCATGTCAACATAGCCGGCTTATTCAACAAAATATCAGAAAGTGGCCCTGACGGAAAAATACCAGTTGGGTAGATAAAATACTTAATGGCTAACAAATCTCCACTGAGAGTGTGAAACCCGGTTCCAGCTACTGATCCAGGCCCCAGCCCAGAGGATGCCAACTTTTGAAcgctcccctcttcccctcccctgaagTTGTCCCCTTTAAGTGCAGTTCGATCTGCGGCATTTATTGATGCGAATACGATGACGGTCCAtatagaaattatttatttatttatttatttatttaaaaaaacaataattgTAACAGGACAATAAAAGAACTTTTATTGCAAAAAAACTCCCGGGCAGTAATGAATGTAGCCCTTCCCTTCCTcagcccatccatccatcccttccTGTAAGAAGTGGAGGTCTCCGGCCTTAAAAAGTCCTTCCCGGTACCACGGTAGTTCCCTTGCTACACTGCCCCAGCGCTATTCCTTGATTCTCATGTCAGGCCCGGGGAAAttttaaaaggaggggggaggagaagagtgtGAAAAGCAGCTGAGGCGGCAACGGAAACCAGGGATTTTATCGCAACCCGATCGCTCTGTGTGGACTTGGCGGGCACCACCCCGTCCCCGCCCCCCGGGGAGCGGTGCTGGGCTTTGACGTCACACTTGTCAGTGTCAGCACATGGATGTGCAAATGTTCTGAGAGCGGCTGAGGCGGCCCCAGCCAGCAATTCGGCCTGGGCGGAGCGAGAGAGCTAGAAAGGGCTGCTTGGTTGGTTGGCTttctggctggcaggcaggcaggcaggcaggggtgcctcttttcttctttctttctttctttttttactcccctcctcttcctcctcctggtgTTGCCGCTGTTGTTTTTGTTGATGCAGAAGGGGATCAAGGGAGCCAAGGGACGTCCCGATTCCCTTGGACAGGAGCAAGATCGTCTGGAGTCACCCTATAACTTCACCAAAGAGGAGCCgctcgtttttttaaaaaaatcaatagtattctttaaaaacaacaacacccgtCCTCTTTCTTATTCTacgttttaaaataatatttttttggcagagaaaaagagggTGAGTATGGCTCGACCTCTCCATCTGAACCCAACTTTCTTACCTCCGACCTACGGGGTgctcaaatctctgctggaaaacCCGCTGAAGCTACCGCTGCATCATGAAGACGGTGAGCGTGACTGGGAAGGGGGAGTGAAAGAAAGTTTGAGGGTGGTTTTTGTTTTTCCCTTTATCCCGCTCGCCGCCTCGTCTCCTCCAGCCCTATTtgtatgtctctctgtgtgtgtggtacTCCGCGCGCTCAAAAAAGGAAGCTAAGCGGCAAACGGCGTGCAATTGTGCGTTTCGTGCAAACgtgcaaaaaaaaatcattttaaagtaAGTTTGTGTACTGTATCAAGCAGAACGCGGTGAATCCACCTCCGCCCCCCTAAGCACAGATCCAAAGCGTTTCACTTTAGGCTGTAAATCCTATCTCATTTCGGTTACTTGGAGTAAACTCTTTGGAAAGccgtggggcttactctcaaggaaATACGTAGAGTTAAGCCGGGAGTTCAGTTGTACTTCCTCCATCGCAAGCATCCTTAGGATTCCAGCCCTGCACCTGGATCCTTTgcatggtaagtggagttaaCTCCCACTCAGTTCTATGGGCTAACTCCCAAGTAACTGTTTAGGATTGCACAGCCCGAGCTCAAAATAAGTGTGCCATAGGCTTTACGTTCAGATAGACCTATGCATGATTGGGGTTTAATTGGTTTTATTATGGTATGTATAGTTAAAGAATAAACTGGCTTGTTATTATTTTGATTATCTTATCTATGATTTCTGTGGCAAGGTGGAAAAGGGCAAGAGGTCTGCTTGCTTTTTCGCACGGCAAGCTTAGAATGCTGTTTCTGAAGGTGATTTAAAACTGGAGTTCAGGCACAAGTGTCTTAATATTTTAGAATATCAAATCAGCTCCTGCTGCTCGTTTTCTTTGGAAGTCTTGCTCTTTGATTTCTGTGGGTCTGACTTGACTTTGAAGAAAGCTATGCTTAGAATAACTCCTTTAAAAATTATTCAGTTTCTCACTCACATACGGGGACATGTCATTGTGAGCACACCCGTTAGGTGAGCACACACAAGCCTAtttactatttaaaaaaaagtttggacaGATGGAGGCACACAAAATATATTTCAGCTATGTTTCTGGTCTGCACGTAACCAAAATGGAGCTCTTGCCAAATCTTCAAACCGAAAACTTGCAAGagatttttataaatatattagGTTGAGAGAATTTTAGTGATAAAGACTTTGTGGTGTTGTTTTTGACATAGAAGGTGCAGTGCACATGCCCCTTTAAAATCCATAGCAACAATGCTTGTTAACAGTTGTAAGACTGTACAGCAGTCAAGATTTCTTTGTGATTTTCTAGATAGTTTTATATATGACCTATGCTATATTAAAGTGAAGCGATATTTGTGTGTTGCTTGTGGAGGCTGATCCAAGGCATATTTACTGAGCAAGTCACACTTTGTTCAGTGCGACTTCCTCCCTATTAAGGGTGCACAGGATTGTATGTAGCTGTTAGTCTTGTGAGACACAGTGAAATCTATAATTAAATAAGAAAAGGTCACTGAGATTATAATAATTTTCCTGGAGGGAaagttcacaaaaatgaaaaaagaaaacaagatcaTGGAAAATCATAAAAGTCAGTTGTAGATATAAACATATATGGGtttgttaggctgcaatctaaccTGTCTATAAGATCTTATACCCACCAGGGAGCAAGCCCCGCTGAACTCTACAaggcatacttctgagtagatgtgcaaCAGCATTTGTTGGACATTTGAGCTGTTAGGGTGCCTCTTTAGCCAGCATAGCAACAGCCACAAGCCCTTTCTTCCATCTCAGCCTTAAATCCGGTTTCTGTGGAAGTCAGGGCCAAAGGATAAGATATGTTGGAAATCCATGATGCGGTCTCTATACTTTTCTTTTTATACTAAAATGCATCTGtgggaagtttatttatttattatttatttatgtattacatttctaccccgcctttcttttcatgatagaaacccaaggcggcttacatatggttcccaggaggtctcacatccaggcactgaccagacctgaccctgggagctggccttatgtgccttcagaccacagttgTGCATTTACTGTGAGCAGTGGGGAATGGGTGTGTTAACCTTCTCCCTTTCCCCACAGCCACTTTCTGGGTGAAAAATCCCAGCTACTGTTAGTCCCAAAATGACAACCCAAACGTTTGGggattttgtggggagggggcaaaTAAGATCAGAAAAACAGCCCACACAGGTGCAGGCAAAGGTTCGACACTTCATTTCTTCCCCATTGCTGCAATTTACTTAAAAACAAATGAAGATCAGCAGTGGTTTTCCCATATAAACTGTGTCGTTTGGGATCACCATAGTCCGATGGTGTTGTTCAGTGAGCACAGTTTCTTGTTGGGAAAGAGTAATTGGGATTGACTTCCACACGAGTGACATTTGCCTCATGGACCTGCTCGTCTGGATCTTTGCAGTTTCTTAGTTCAAGGGCACTGTGTATGCTGCAGTCTCTTAATCACCAGTATATTCTAGCATAATTTTAATTGCACTTTCTTGGGAATGATAAAGGTTATCATTCTTCTCACCCATATTAGAGACTAATGTTGTAGCTCTTCATCTTGTGAGCTAGGTTCTGcaacttttaaacagcaaatgATTCGGGCTGGGCTTTGCTTCACAAAGCCCAGGCAACTGGTtttggaataaataaatacaattcttATTTAAAAGTCCAGCTAGCTATAATCTTCTTTTGGGAAGTTCTCCTGTTCAAGCCCCATTGGAATGAACAGGAACTGCACACTGCTCTGATTCATTTCCGTGGGCTTTGCGCAACAGAACTTTCTGTTGGCGCTTGTTCTTATAGACAGCTCGTactttaatctctctctctctctctctctctctctctccctccctccctccctccctccctccctctctccctccctctctccctcccccccctcccaaattCTGGTATGAATGCTCTGATGAAATCTTGGGAGTGTTGTTTGAATCTTACATTTGCTTGAAGCCAAGAATAAAGATGATTTGCTAATTGAAAACAGAGGCGGAAACCGTGCATAGATTTAATGAGTTGAATATTTATTCCAGGCCCTTTCAATCCTATACCAAATGTAGAGCTTGAAATGGAGAGAGCTTAGTAATTGTGGATGGAATGGCTCTTAGGATGTTATTTTCCCCTCTTTATAgcaggagagagccagtgtggtatagtggttaaggtgttagactacgacctgggagaccagggttcgaatccccacacagccatgaagctcactgggtgaccttgggtcagtcactgcctctcagcctcagaggaaggcaatggtaaaccctctctgaatactgcttaccatgaaaaccctattcatagggtcgccataagttggaatcgacttgaaggcagtccatttcctttttttatagAAGGAAAGTGTTCAAAAATACCTTGGTGAAAATGCTaacttccccccctcctctctttatttttagcattttataaagaaaaagacaaagaaaaaaagcTGGATGATGACAATACCAGTGCCAGTATCCCACAGTCCGCTTTCCTGGGTCCTACATTATGGGACAAAACACTTCCATATGATGGTGACACTTTCCAGTTGGAATACATGGACCTGGAAGAGTTTCTTTCAGAGAATGGCATTCCACCCAGCCCAGCCCATCATGACCACAGGTCTCACCAATCAGCTCTTCAGCAACCTACCTCAGCATCTCCTTCCATCATGgacctcagcagcagagcatccaCGTCGGTCCATTCAACAATGGTTTCTCAAAACTGCATGCAGAGTCCAGTCAGTCCAGGTAAATCAGCCATATGAACTTTGCAAAGGAGACTCAAGTGTAAACAAACGGAAGGATCCTTATTAATATGTGTGAAATATATGTATTGGGCGCCCATTGGTTGTGAATTGCACACATGTGCCACTTTACAGCCTGATCATGAACATATTTACTTTGAAATAAAGTTCTAGCTTAATCAAGGAGATCTATTTCTATGGCCAGTTTGCATGTTATAAAGGCTGCTCTCCCAGTGGCTTCTTCCCAAGCGTCTTCCCAGTAACCTTTAGTCCAGGAAACACATGAGGGGGTCCAATCACCATCCAAGCATGGCCCTCCAGATTAAAAGAGGTCAGCCAGTGTTTATGTGCTCAGGAGCCACATCAtctgcagtatgcctctgaatacccgttgctggggatcacaagtggagagagtctattgcactcagatcctgcttgcaggttttccccacggacatctggttggtcactgtgagagcaGCGTGCTGAACTATATGGGCCTTTGgacggatccagcagggctcttcttatgttcgtatTGGTTCCACCCTTGTCATTCCATAGTGACATGGGAAGTGGCTCCCCATAAATACTATATGAACAACAAGTTTAAGCATGCTTAAGAAAACAGGCtcagtcttttttttctttttcttccccccccaaagCTTCTTGGCTCTTCCAAGAATCCCCCACATTCCCATATCTGTTTAAAGTTTCTAGCCCAGCCAGAGAAGGACAGCACCCCAATACCTGTAACAAATACTAACAGTTTTCACAGGGATAGCCAtgttaatctgttgcagcaaaaatgacGTAAGACTAACATGTTTATATGGCATGAGCTTTGGTGGACCACAGTCCACTCCATCAGATGCATGAactgttatcctgagttgcacaTATATACCTATATATGCATGGctgaagggtgggtgggtgagaattGTAACTATGGAGTGagcaggaaatgaaatgcaaagaagTACAGACTGTGATAATCGTGTTATTAACA is from Rhineura floridana isolate rRhiFlo1 chromosome 3, rRhiFlo1.hap2, whole genome shotgun sequence and encodes:
- the HLF gene encoding hepatic leukemia factor isoform X2; protein product: MARPLHLNPTFLPPTYGVLKSLLENPLKLPLHHEDAFYKEKDKEKKLDDDNTSASIPQSAFLGPTLWDKTLPYDGDTFQLEYMDLEEFLSENGIPPSPAHHDHRSHQSALQQPTSASPSIMDLSSRASTSVHSTMVSQNCMQSPVSPGQILPTNRNTPSPIDPETIQVPVGYEPDPADLALSSIPGQEMFDPRKHKFSEEELKPQPMIKKARKVFIPEDLKDDKYWARRRKNNMAAKRSRDARRLKENQIAIRASFLEKENTALRQEVADLRKDLGKCKNVLAKYEARHGSL
- the HLF gene encoding hepatic leukemia factor isoform X1; its protein translation is MARPLHLNPTFLPPTYGVLKSLLENPLKLPLHHEDAFYKEKDKEKKLDDDNTSASIPQSAFLGPTLWDKTLPYDGDTFQLEYMDLEEFLSENGIPPSPAHHDHRSHQSALQQPTSASPSIMDLSSRASTSVHSTMVSQNCMQSPVSPGQILPTNRNTPSPIDPETIQVPVGYEPDPADLALSSIPGQEMFDPRKHKFSEEELKPQPMIKKARKVFIPEDLKQDDKYWARRRKNNMAAKRSRDARRLKENQIAIRASFLEKENTALRQEVADLRKDLGKCKNVLAKYEARHGSL